Proteins encoded together in one Oncorhynchus masou masou isolate Uvic2021 chromosome 3, UVic_Omas_1.1, whole genome shotgun sequence window:
- the LOC135512701 gene encoding coiled-coil domain-containing protein 178-like isoform X1 codes for MPEVEPLRFPSREDGPSLQDQVDLQAVCPSRRRSCALVNTPSPCVNKAVCHIQELKRKVENWCQQAGNVQHQMSHEKQQKSKTFRLNSSESVSSMIPTELYIEGIGLSARGEREGDLLSPLRKETTDVLVEVVYLIERLEADRQDAEEALQSEKKRRRTLGRKMYSISLWKQQEFPVAVQKEHEACTRDISELKWHLKMRRDKLHQVTDRLIKTEVLNRRLNEDIDFIKKNGPLVKEKLQLESDFMIQINTAQHKALETFSKTFSELKSFQEEMRKEELKADEDRGLMFNELKGIRNLLNDRLTEFQQLIDYWDGYCITLKETEERVALKEEELGDMSQHIPVLEVQETAVNDLVVELNIFIEVEGRKIAQLKEEISELQKEVHATRLAGEAAVSHSEEVFCKKHQDILALHEENKEYELETEDYSNTIYESEQAVKQLQKERKRMLQKISVNEEQREEAKEELSQVAAMHANTKVNLEELEQQTFMEEQRMRKVIENLKKDIMSEMKAMAILKDTLTTFKAELHQEQNNTENARWELHKEFEEVSSATKQLEIEMEKLRKIYNDKSEKIERLREKLCDILTEHKNTTNCLEKERNLKRDHLNTVKELHQDVTKRFDHALSRITVLTAKSKEYRTGSDRMEETAATMPGVIEELQSVFDAVEFKNQTATLIMNTLERDINNCRQRIEQAVQTHTTLFTTRQQHMEETKSDLKVALRENVELAHEYRALQNVLMIVKQGAVGVFDERNRAEASFYDHKQISLLQKRMHKAVVKYFRQRSLYSQAELARFQTLSNENNQNIKTVQEELSEAIRRISAFLHSLADDSTTSEDAPTMETAAGNKQAGLDAIGLNKKKMPTVQITV; via the exons ATGCCTGAAGTTGAACCACTCAGATTTCCATCAAGGGAAGACGGGCCAAGTTTACAAG ATCAGGTAGATCTTCAAGCAGTGTGCCCCAGCAGACGTCGCAGTTGTGCCCTGGTTAACACACCCTCGCCGTGCGTCAACAAAGCTGTTTGCCATATTCAGGAGCTGAAGAGGaaagtggagaactggtgtcaaCAG GCAGGAAATGTTCAGCATCAGATGTCTCATGAAAAACAGCAAAAAAGCAAAACTTTTAG ATTGAATTCCAGTGAATCTGTGTCTTCAATGATACCTACAGAGTTATACATCGAAGGCATTGGACTAAGTGCAAGAGGTGAAAGAg AGGGTGACCTGTTGTCTCCGCTGCGTAAGGAAACCACGGACGTCCTGGTAGAAGTAGTGTATCTGATTGAACGTCTGGAAGCTGATCGCCAGGATGCAGAGGAGGCTCTACAGtcggagaagaagagaaggagaactTTAGGGAGGAAAATGTATAGTATTTCACTGTGGAAGCAGCAGGAGTTCCCTGTAGCTGTCCAGAAAG AGCACGAGGCCTGTACCAGAGACATCAGTGAATTGAAATGGCATCTGAAAATGAGAAGAGATAAACTTCACCAAGTGACAGATAGATTGATCAAGACAGAAGTTCTGAATCGGCGGTTAAATGAGGACATTGATTTCATCAAGAAAAATGGGCCTCTGGTGAAGGAAAAACTGCAGCTGGAGAGCGATTTCATGATCCAAATTAATACGGCTCAACATAAG gcCCTTGAGACATTTTCAAAGACCTTCAGTGAACTGAAGAGTTTTCaagaagagatgagaaaggaagAACTGAAAGCAGATGAGGATAGAGGGTTGATGTTCAATGAACTTAAGGGCATCAGGAATCTGCTAAATGACAGACT AACTGAGTTCCAGCAGCTGATAGATTATTGGGATGGCTACTGCATTACAttgaaggagacagaggagagggtagCTTTGAAGGAGGAGGAGTTGGGAGACATGTCACAACATATCCCTGTGCTAGAGGTGCAGGAGACTGCAGTCAATGATCTG GTTGTGGAGTTGAACATATTTATTGAGGTTGAAGGTAGAAAAATTGCACAATTAAAGGAAGAGATTTCAGAGCTGCAGAAAGAAGTCCATGCAACT AGACTTGCAGGTGAAGCGGCGGTCTCTCACTCCGAGGAGGTGTTCTGTAAGAAGCATCAGGACATCTTGGCTCTCCATGAGGAAAACAAAGAGTATGAACTAGAGACTGAGGACTACAGTAACACGATCTAtgagag TGAGCAGGCGGTGAAGCAGCTTCAGAAGGAGAGGAAGCGCATGCTACAGAAGATCAGTGTGaatgaggaacagagagaagaggccAAGGAGGAGTTGTCCCAGGTGGCAGCAATGCACGCTAACACCAAGGTCAACCTGGAGGAGCTGGAGCAGCAGACCTTCATGGAGGAGCAGAGGATGAGG AAAGTGATTGAGAATCTGAAGAAAGACATTATGAGCGAGATGAAAGCCATGGCCATTCTGAAG GATACATTAACAACATTTAAAGCAGAATTACACCAGGAGCAAAACAACACAGAAAACGCCAGATGGGAACTTCATAAGGAATTTGAAGAGGTGTCATCAGCTACAAAACAACTGGAAATTGAAATGGAAAAACTGAGAAAGATTTACAATGATAAATCTGAG AAAATTGAACGTTTAAGGGAGAAACTCTGTGATATTCTAACAGAACACAAAAACACTACAAATTGTCTGGAAAAGGAAAGGAACCTGAAACGTGACCATCTAAATACAGTCAAG GAATTACACCAAGATGTTACCAAGAGGTTTGACCACGCCTTGAGCAGAATCACAGTCCTCACTGCTAAGTCCAAAGAGTACAGAACAGGGTCTGACAGGATGGAGGAAACAGCAGCCACAATGCCAGGTGTCATTGAAGAACTACA GTCCGTCTTTGATGCCGTAGAGTTCAAAAACCAAACAGCTACGTTGATCATGAACACCTTAGAACGTGATATCAACAACTGTCGACAACGGATTGAGCAAGCAGTACAAACTCACACTACTCTATTCACAACCAGACAGCAACACATGGAGGAAACCAAG TCCGACCTAAAGGTAGCCCTAAGAGAGAACGTTGAGTTGGCCCACGAGTACAGAGCCCTTCAGAATGTCCTGATGATCGTCAAGCAGGGGGCTGTTGGGGTGTTTGACGAGAGGAATCGAGCAGAGGCATCTTTTTATGATCACAAACAG ATTTCTTTGTTGCAGAAGAGGATGCACAAAGCTGTGGTGAAATACTTCAGACAACGCAGCCTCTATAGCCAGGCTGAACTGGCCCGCTTCCAGACCCTCTCTAACGAAAACAACCAGAACATAAAAACTGTCCAG GAGGAGTTGTCAGAAGCAATCCGGCGCATTTCTGCCTTTCTGCACTCTCTGGCAGATGACTCAACAACCAGTGAGGATGCTCCGACGATGGAGACAGCAGCAGGGAACAAACAAGCGGGTCTGGATGCCATTGGGTTGAACAAGAAGAAGATGCCTACAGTTCAGATAACAGTGTAA
- the LOC135512701 gene encoding coiled-coil domain-containing protein 178-like isoform X2 — MPEVEPLRFPSREDGPSLQDQVDLQAVCPSRRRSCALVNTPSPCVNKAVCHIQELKRKVENWCQQAGNVQHQMSHEKQQKSKTFRLNSSESVSSMIPTELYIEGIGLSARGEREGDLLSPLRKETTDVLVEVVYLIERLEADRQDAEEALQSEKKRRRTLGRKMYSISLWKQQEFPVAVQKEHEACTRDISELKWHLKMRRDKLHQVTDRLIKTEVLNRRLNEDIDFIKKNGPLVKEKLQLESDFMIQINTAQHKALETFSKTFSELKSFQEEMRKEELKADEDRGLMFNELKGIRNLLNDRLTEFQQLIDYWDGYCITLKETEERVALKEEELGDMSQHIPVLEVQETAVNDLVVELNIFIEVEGRKIAQLKEEISELQKEVHATRLAGEAAVSHSEEVFCKKHQDILALHEENKEYELETEDYSNTIYESEQAVKQLQKERKRMLQKISVNEEQREEAKEELSQVAAMHANTKVNLEELEQQTFMEEQRMRKVIENLKKDIMSEMKAMAILKDTLTTFKAELHQEQNNTENARWELHKEFEEVSSATKQLEIEMEKLRKIYNDKSEKIERLREKLCDILTEHKNTTNCLEKERNLKRDHLNTVKELHQDVTKRFDHALSRITVLTAKSKEYRTGSDRMEETAATMPGVIEELQSVFDAVEFKNQTATLIMNTLERDINNCRQRIEQAVQTHTTLFTTRQQHMEETKCNERRWDTRSKYRE, encoded by the exons ATGCCTGAAGTTGAACCACTCAGATTTCCATCAAGGGAAGACGGGCCAAGTTTACAAG ATCAGGTAGATCTTCAAGCAGTGTGCCCCAGCAGACGTCGCAGTTGTGCCCTGGTTAACACACCCTCGCCGTGCGTCAACAAAGCTGTTTGCCATATTCAGGAGCTGAAGAGGaaagtggagaactggtgtcaaCAG GCAGGAAATGTTCAGCATCAGATGTCTCATGAAAAACAGCAAAAAAGCAAAACTTTTAG ATTGAATTCCAGTGAATCTGTGTCTTCAATGATACCTACAGAGTTATACATCGAAGGCATTGGACTAAGTGCAAGAGGTGAAAGAg AGGGTGACCTGTTGTCTCCGCTGCGTAAGGAAACCACGGACGTCCTGGTAGAAGTAGTGTATCTGATTGAACGTCTGGAAGCTGATCGCCAGGATGCAGAGGAGGCTCTACAGtcggagaagaagagaaggagaactTTAGGGAGGAAAATGTATAGTATTTCACTGTGGAAGCAGCAGGAGTTCCCTGTAGCTGTCCAGAAAG AGCACGAGGCCTGTACCAGAGACATCAGTGAATTGAAATGGCATCTGAAAATGAGAAGAGATAAACTTCACCAAGTGACAGATAGATTGATCAAGACAGAAGTTCTGAATCGGCGGTTAAATGAGGACATTGATTTCATCAAGAAAAATGGGCCTCTGGTGAAGGAAAAACTGCAGCTGGAGAGCGATTTCATGATCCAAATTAATACGGCTCAACATAAG gcCCTTGAGACATTTTCAAAGACCTTCAGTGAACTGAAGAGTTTTCaagaagagatgagaaaggaagAACTGAAAGCAGATGAGGATAGAGGGTTGATGTTCAATGAACTTAAGGGCATCAGGAATCTGCTAAATGACAGACT AACTGAGTTCCAGCAGCTGATAGATTATTGGGATGGCTACTGCATTACAttgaaggagacagaggagagggtagCTTTGAAGGAGGAGGAGTTGGGAGACATGTCACAACATATCCCTGTGCTAGAGGTGCAGGAGACTGCAGTCAATGATCTG GTTGTGGAGTTGAACATATTTATTGAGGTTGAAGGTAGAAAAATTGCACAATTAAAGGAAGAGATTTCAGAGCTGCAGAAAGAAGTCCATGCAACT AGACTTGCAGGTGAAGCGGCGGTCTCTCACTCCGAGGAGGTGTTCTGTAAGAAGCATCAGGACATCTTGGCTCTCCATGAGGAAAACAAAGAGTATGAACTAGAGACTGAGGACTACAGTAACACGATCTAtgagag TGAGCAGGCGGTGAAGCAGCTTCAGAAGGAGAGGAAGCGCATGCTACAGAAGATCAGTGTGaatgaggaacagagagaagaggccAAGGAGGAGTTGTCCCAGGTGGCAGCAATGCACGCTAACACCAAGGTCAACCTGGAGGAGCTGGAGCAGCAGACCTTCATGGAGGAGCAGAGGATGAGG AAAGTGATTGAGAATCTGAAGAAAGACATTATGAGCGAGATGAAAGCCATGGCCATTCTGAAG GATACATTAACAACATTTAAAGCAGAATTACACCAGGAGCAAAACAACACAGAAAACGCCAGATGGGAACTTCATAAGGAATTTGAAGAGGTGTCATCAGCTACAAAACAACTGGAAATTGAAATGGAAAAACTGAGAAAGATTTACAATGATAAATCTGAG AAAATTGAACGTTTAAGGGAGAAACTCTGTGATATTCTAACAGAACACAAAAACACTACAAATTGTCTGGAAAAGGAAAGGAACCTGAAACGTGACCATCTAAATACAGTCAAG GAATTACACCAAGATGTTACCAAGAGGTTTGACCACGCCTTGAGCAGAATCACAGTCCTCACTGCTAAGTCCAAAGAGTACAGAACAGGGTCTGACAGGATGGAGGAAACAGCAGCCACAATGCCAGGTGTCATTGAAGAACTACA GTCCGTCTTTGATGCCGTAGAGTTCAAAAACCAAACAGCTACGTTGATCATGAACACCTTAGAACGTGATATCAACAACTGTCGACAACGGATTGAGCAAGCAGTACAAACTCACACTACTCTATTCACAACCAGACAGCAACACATGGAGGAAACCAAG TGTAATGAAAGACGCTGGGATActagaagcaagtacagggagtga